From the genome of Streptomyces sp. NBC_01341, one region includes:
- a CDS encoding siderophore-interacting protein — MAERPQRRTPTAQGAQVLRTERITPHMVRVVLGGEGLDGFALAGFTDHYIKLCFAPEGADYTHPFDMAAIREDHPRELWPTTRTYTVRSWDPEARELAVDFVVHGDEGLAGPWAARAQPGDQVTFLGPGGGYVPEASADWHLLVGDESALPAIAAALEQMPAGARGHAFVEVSDASEEQKLDAPDGVSLAWLHRGGRPVGEGLVAAVAGLDFPEGEVQAFVHGEAGFVKEIRRHLRVERGIPLAQLSISGYWRLGQNDDAWRAVKREWNEQVEREQENAA; from the coding sequence GTGGCAGAGCGGCCGCAACGCCGGACACCGACAGCGCAGGGGGCTCAGGTCCTGCGCACCGAGCGGATCACCCCCCACATGGTGCGCGTGGTCCTCGGCGGCGAAGGGCTGGACGGTTTCGCCCTCGCGGGCTTCACCGACCACTACATCAAGCTGTGTTTCGCGCCCGAGGGCGCCGACTACACCCACCCCTTCGACATGGCCGCGATCCGCGAGGACCACCCGCGCGAGCTGTGGCCCACCACCCGGACGTACACGGTGCGCTCCTGGGACCCCGAAGCCCGCGAGCTCGCCGTCGACTTCGTGGTGCACGGCGACGAGGGCCTCGCCGGCCCCTGGGCGGCGCGGGCACAGCCCGGCGACCAGGTGACCTTCCTGGGCCCCGGCGGCGGCTACGTCCCCGAGGCGTCGGCGGACTGGCACCTGCTGGTGGGCGACGAGAGCGCCCTGCCCGCGATCGCCGCCGCGCTGGAGCAGATGCCGGCGGGCGCGCGGGGCCACGCCTTCGTCGAGGTGTCGGACGCCTCGGAGGAGCAGAAGCTCGACGCTCCCGACGGCGTCTCGCTGGCCTGGCTGCACCGCGGCGGACGTCCGGTCGGTGAGGGCCTGGTCGCGGCGGTGGCCGGGCTGGACTTCCCCGAGGGCGAGGTCCAGGCGTTCGTGCACGGCGAGGCGGGCTTCGTGAAGGAGATCCGGCGCCATCTGCGCGTGGAGCGCGGCATACCCCTCGCCCAACTGTCGATCTCGGGCTACTGGCGGCTCGGCCAGAACGACGACGCCTGGCGCGCGGTCAAGCGCGAGTGGAACGAGCAGGTGGAGCGCGAGCAGGAGAACGCCGCGTAA
- a CDS encoding DUF1295 domain-containing protein produces MNGFAWPAFATNLGAAAGAALAVMLVTFLIALRKRLHRIVDVAWGLGFAAVALVSYAVSADEGDQGRRLLVTVLTVVWGVRLAVHIGRRGRGHGEDPRYAAMLAKAPGHPDLYALRKVYLLQGALVWLISLPVQAGYYLAGTLDGWAWAGAALWALGLGFEAVGDAQLARFKRDPANKGRIMDRGLWSWTRHPNYFGDFCVWWGLFLVVCADPAVAATTLVSPVVMSLLLTKGSGKALLERHMEGRPGYAEYVARTSGFFPLPPGTPRRG; encoded by the coding sequence GTGAACGGCTTCGCCTGGCCGGCCTTCGCCACGAACCTGGGGGCGGCGGCGGGCGCCGCCCTCGCCGTCATGCTCGTGACGTTCCTGATCGCCCTGCGAAAGCGCCTGCACCGGATCGTCGACGTGGCGTGGGGCCTCGGCTTCGCGGCCGTCGCCCTCGTCTCGTACGCCGTATCGGCCGACGAGGGGGACCAGGGACGCCGACTCCTCGTCACCGTGCTCACCGTCGTCTGGGGTGTGCGGCTGGCCGTGCACATCGGCCGGCGCGGCCGCGGCCACGGTGAGGACCCGCGCTACGCGGCCATGCTGGCCAAGGCACCGGGCCACCCCGACCTGTACGCCCTGCGCAAGGTGTACCTGCTCCAGGGCGCGCTCGTCTGGCTCATCTCCCTGCCGGTGCAGGCCGGGTACTACCTGGCCGGGACGCTGGACGGATGGGCCTGGGCCGGCGCGGCGCTGTGGGCTCTGGGGCTGGGATTCGAGGCGGTGGGCGACGCCCAGCTGGCCCGGTTCAAGCGCGATCCCGCGAACAAGGGCCGGATCATGGACCGGGGACTGTGGTCCTGGACCCGTCACCCGAACTACTTCGGCGACTTCTGCGTGTGGTGGGGGCTCTTCCTCGTCGTCTGCGCAGACCCGGCAGTGGCGGCCACCACACTCGTCTCGCCCGTCGTGATGAGCCTGCTGCTCACGAAGGGCAGCGGCAAGGCCCTGCTGGAGCGTCACATGGAAGGGCGGCCCGGATACGCGGAGTACGTCGCCCGCACCAGCGGCTTCTTCCCCCTTCCGCCCGGCACGCCCCGCCGGGGCTGA
- a CDS encoding sigma-70 family RNA polymerase sigma factor, with translation MKEAVHISGIPSPGPDLQELLVQVARGDQDAFTRVYDQVSGPVLGLVRSVLRDPAQSEEVAQEVLVEVWRTAPRFQPSRGSAMNWVLTLAHHRAVDRVRSAEAAAAREHKAALLDRTPEFDEVSEQVETRLEREQVRRCLRTLSELQRQSVTLAYYQGLTYREVGELLAVPLGTIKTRLRDGLIRLRDCLGVNA, from the coding sequence GTGAAAGAAGCAGTACACATCAGCGGGATCCCCTCGCCAGGGCCCGACCTCCAGGAGCTGCTCGTCCAGGTCGCACGGGGTGACCAGGACGCCTTCACCCGGGTGTACGACCAGGTCAGCGGGCCGGTTCTCGGCCTGGTGCGGAGCGTACTCCGCGATCCGGCCCAGTCGGAGGAGGTGGCACAGGAAGTGCTCGTCGAGGTCTGGCGCACCGCTCCCCGCTTCCAGCCGTCCCGCGGAAGCGCCATGAACTGGGTGCTGACGCTGGCCCATCACCGGGCCGTGGACCGCGTGCGCTCCGCCGAGGCCGCGGCAGCACGGGAGCACAAGGCCGCGCTGCTCGACCGCACGCCGGAGTTCGACGAGGTGTCCGAACAGGTCGAGACCCGGCTCGAGCGGGAGCAGGTGCGGCGCTGTCTGCGGACGCTCTCCGAGCTCCAGCGGCAGTCCGTGACCCTGGCCTACTACCAGGGTCTGACATACCGCGAGGTGGGCGAACTGCTGGCCGTACCGCTGGGAACCATCAAGACACGACTGCGCGACGGACTCATCCGGCTGCGCGACTGCCTGGGGGTGAACGCATGA
- a CDS encoding 5'-3' exonuclease gives MLLDTASLYFRAYFGVPDSVRAPDGTPVNAVRGLLDFIARLVQDHRPDDLVACMDADWRPQWRVDLIPTYKAHRVAVETSEGVPDEEEVPDTLSPQVPVIEAVLDALGIARVGVSPYEADDVIGTLTGLAAGPVDIVTGDRDLYQLVDDARGVRVLYPLKGVGTLQVTDEAWLRGKYGVDGSGYVDLALLRGDPSDGLPGVPGIGEKTAAKLLDAYGDLAGIMAAVDDPASRLTPSQRKRLDEARDYVAVAPKVVRVAGDVPLPEFEAALPREPRDPAALEDLANRWGLGGSLQRLLLTLQA, from the coding sequence ATGCTCCTCGACACCGCTTCCCTGTACTTCCGCGCCTACTTCGGCGTCCCGGACTCGGTGCGCGCACCGGACGGCACCCCGGTGAACGCCGTGCGCGGCCTGCTGGACTTCATCGCCCGGCTCGTGCAGGACCACCGGCCCGACGACCTGGTCGCCTGCATGGACGCCGACTGGCGCCCGCAGTGGCGGGTCGACCTGATTCCGACCTACAAGGCCCACCGGGTGGCCGTGGAGACCTCCGAAGGCGTGCCGGACGAGGAGGAGGTCCCCGACACCCTCTCCCCGCAGGTCCCGGTGATCGAGGCCGTGCTGGACGCTCTCGGCATCGCCCGCGTGGGCGTCTCCCCGTACGAGGCGGACGACGTGATCGGCACCCTGACCGGACTGGCCGCCGGTCCCGTGGACATCGTGACCGGGGACCGCGACCTGTACCAGCTGGTCGACGACGCCCGCGGGGTGCGGGTCCTGTACCCGCTGAAGGGCGTGGGGACGCTCCAGGTGACGGACGAGGCATGGCTGCGCGGCAAGTACGGCGTGGACGGCTCGGGATACGTCGACCTGGCCCTGCTGCGCGGCGACCCGAGCGACGGCCTCCCGGGGGTGCCCGGCATCGGCGAGAAGACGGCGGCGAAGCTGCTGGACGCCTACGGCGACCTGGCCGGGATCATGGCAGCGGTGGACGACCCCGCCTCCCGGCTGACGCCGTCCCAGCGCAAGCGGCTGGACGAGGCGCGGGACTACGTGGCGGTCGCCCCGAAGGTCGTCCGGGTCGCCGGCGACGTACCCCTGCCGGAGTTCGAGGCGGCCCTCCCCCGTGAGCCCCGCGACCCCGCCGCGCTGGAGGACCTCGCGAACCGCTGGGGTCTGGGTGGCTCGTTGCAGCGGCTCCTGCTCACGCTCCAGGCATGA
- a CDS encoding anti-sigma factor — MSIAELHTLTGAYALHALPDDERVAFERHLGACEACSQEVREFSATAARLGLAVSAVPPPPLKERVLREITTVRQEPPSPGRGARAGSSAGRAGRWTTYALAACVAAAAAFGGVAVWQNQVAQDARQEAAQAQQHNEQVAQVLTAPDASTSVSDLADGARGAVVVSKSVNRAVFLASDLTRPPGGKVYQLWFNDGGTMRSAGLMNPAATDETVLLEGPVDQASGMGITVEPAGGSQEPTSQPVALMEFRSA, encoded by the coding sequence ATGAGCATCGCCGAGCTGCACACGCTGACCGGGGCCTACGCCCTGCACGCGCTGCCGGACGACGAGCGGGTCGCGTTCGAACGCCACCTGGGTGCCTGCGAGGCGTGCAGCCAGGAGGTACGGGAGTTCTCCGCCACCGCCGCCCGGCTCGGGCTCGCGGTGTCCGCGGTCCCGCCGCCCCCGCTGAAGGAGCGGGTACTGCGGGAGATCACGACCGTGCGCCAGGAGCCGCCCTCCCCCGGGCGCGGGGCGCGTGCCGGGTCGTCCGCCGGCCGGGCCGGCAGGTGGACGACGTATGCGCTGGCCGCCTGCGTCGCCGCCGCTGCCGCGTTCGGCGGAGTCGCCGTGTGGCAGAACCAGGTCGCCCAGGACGCCCGGCAGGAGGCGGCCCAGGCGCAGCAGCACAACGAGCAGGTGGCTCAGGTGCTGACGGCGCCGGACGCCTCGACCAGCGTCTCGGACCTGGCGGACGGGGCGCGGGGCGCGGTGGTGGTCTCGAAAAGCGTGAACCGCGCGGTGTTCCTGGCATCGGACCTGACACGGCCGCCCGGCGGCAAGGTGTACCAGCTGTGGTTCAACGACGGCGGCACCATGCGCTCGGCCGGTCTCATGAACCCGGCGGCCACCGACGAGACGGTGCTGCTGGAGGGCCCCGTGGACCAGGCCTCCGGCATGGGTATCACCGTCGAGCCCGCGGGCGGTTCGCAGGAGCCGACCTCGCAGCCGGTGGCCCTGATGGAGTTCCGCAGCGCCTGA